A single Thermosynechococcus vestitus BP-1 DNA region contains:
- a CDS encoding DUF3153 domain-containing protein, with protein MVIQHQGQTGGSLTYTLTLPQPDPPFTEQVIQQAHRLGGAVQERDKTHLQVTIPFDTSQQLATVLNRLGRVPYLPQVTAEADIFDQNLLLFVRERFRYDIDLRPLGIESREQAVLVAPQSLLNFQLALETPWGARPIERPTTAQDIVVNPHVQREGDRLTWTLMPGYLNHLEAAYWYPSPLGWGTLAIVGLLVLGNWLRPRQPRSHST; from the coding sequence ATGGTCATCCAGCATCAGGGACAAACGGGGGGGAGCCTAACCTACACGCTAACGCTGCCTCAGCCCGATCCTCCCTTTACCGAGCAGGTCATCCAACAGGCGCACCGCTTGGGGGGAGCGGTCCAAGAACGCGATAAAACCCATCTTCAGGTGACGATTCCCTTTGACACCAGCCAGCAATTGGCCACCGTCCTCAATCGCCTTGGTCGTGTGCCCTATCTGCCCCAAGTCACTGCTGAGGCGGATATTTTTGATCAGAACCTGTTACTCTTTGTTCGGGAACGCTTTCGCTATGACATTGACCTGCGACCGTTGGGTATTGAGTCCCGTGAGCAGGCCGTTCTGGTGGCGCCGCAGTCACTGCTGAATTTTCAGCTTGCCCTAGAAACCCCTTGGGGGGCACGTCCAATTGAACGCCCAACCACGGCGCAGGACATAGTTGTGAACCCCCATGTTCAGCGGGAGGGCGATCGCTTGACTTGGACATTGATGCCCGGTTATCTCAATCACCTAGAGGCAGCCTATTGGTATCCGAGTCCCTTGGGTTGGGGCACACTGGCGATCGTCGGCTTGCTGGTGCTGGGCAATTGGTTACGCCCTCGCCAGCCTAGGAGTCATTCAACCTAG
- a CDS encoding AI-2E family transporter, whose translation MRWSGPPQSWQRYLAYLITGPLIVLNLWVAEQVYLYFEYPINILVIAAILAFLLNQVVIRLSARGLQRRQAIALVLLMTLVVASVLMLLLLPLAIQQAEELLNQLPELADTSNQNLRHLDQLLRRYQFPVGVNDLMEELAIQIKGITALLPSVAITTVTRFFDTLLVLILTVYMLFYGSGIWRGLIQLVPKPWRQGVDDALRLNIRSFFSAQLFLGLFMFLALIPFMVALQVNFGFLFALIIGVAQLIPVVGATLGLGFVTLLILFQDAWLALNIFLIAVVLQQIKDNVLAPKLLGNLMGLNPLWQFIALLIGARVAGFLGILLAIPLAATVKMVLESHPAPEV comes from the coding sequence ATGAGATGGTCTGGCCCGCCACAGAGTTGGCAACGGTATCTTGCCTATTTAATTACAGGACCTCTGATTGTCCTCAACCTCTGGGTGGCAGAGCAAGTTTACCTCTATTTTGAATATCCGATTAATATTCTTGTCATTGCCGCCATCTTGGCTTTTTTGCTCAATCAAGTGGTGATTCGTTTGTCTGCTCGCGGTCTGCAGCGACGGCAGGCGATCGCCCTTGTGCTACTGATGACTCTTGTGGTGGCCAGTGTATTGATGCTGTTGCTGCTCCCCCTTGCTATTCAACAGGCGGAAGAACTCCTGAATCAACTGCCAGAATTGGCGGATACCAGCAATCAAAATTTGCGCCATCTGGATCAACTCCTGCGCCGCTACCAGTTCCCTGTGGGGGTGAATGACTTGATGGAAGAGCTGGCGATCCAGATCAAAGGAATTACTGCCCTGTTACCCAGTGTCGCCATTACAACTGTAACCAGGTTTTTTGATACTCTCTTGGTGTTGATTCTAACGGTATATATGCTCTTTTATGGCAGTGGGATTTGGCGTGGGCTAATACAATTGGTACCCAAGCCTTGGCGGCAGGGGGTGGATGACGCTTTGCGCCTGAATATTCGCAGTTTTTTTTCAGCGCAACTATTTCTGGGGTTGTTTATGTTTCTTGCCCTCATTCCCTTTATGGTTGCCCTGCAGGTTAATTTTGGCTTTCTTTTTGCCCTCATCATTGGAGTTGCCCAGTTAATCCCTGTGGTAGGGGCAACGCTGGGGCTTGGTTTTGTCACCCTGCTCATTCTCTTTCAGGATGCGTGGCTGGCCTTGAATATTTTCCTGATTGCTGTGGTTTTGCAACAGATTAAGGATAATGTGCTTGCTCCCAAGTTACTGGGGAATTTGATGGGACTCAACCCTCTGTGGCAGTTTATTGCCCTGCTCATTGGTGCACGGGTGGCAGGTTTCTTGGGGATTTTGCTAGCGATTCCCCTAGCAGCAACGGTCAAAATGGTTCTAGAGTCCCATCCAGCTCCCGAGGTCTAG
- a CDS encoding aminopeptidase P N-terminal domain-containing protein translates to MKAEYQQRQQEFLEKLGTGVAVFCSAPRAIMHNDVDYNFRQDSNFYYLTGFNEPEAVAVFAPNHSEHRYVLFVQPKDLSQEIWTGTRLGVEAAKEELGADAVYPIGELEEHLPRYLETGDPLYYHFGHNERFNQLILKHYQRLLATLPKRGTGPRAIADPSILLAPMRQIKSAAELALMRQAIAITVEAHQRARELAAPGRWEYEIQAEIEHVFRRRGGDGPAYPSIVASGPNACVLHYTENQRQMAAGDLLLIDAGCAYRYYNADITRTFPVSGQFTGEQKAIYDIVLAAQKAAIEQVRPGNTYNQIHDAAVQVIVEGLVDLGLLRGEITTLINEGKENQTQKYRTFFMHGTGHWLGLDVHDVGLYKHNKETWVTLQPGQVLTVEPGIYIHPEATPAEGQPEIGDRWRGIGVRIEDDVLVTAAGHEVLTAAVPK, encoded by the coding sequence ATGAAAGCAGAGTACCAGCAACGACAGCAGGAGTTTTTAGAGAAGTTGGGCACCGGTGTTGCTGTTTTCTGTAGTGCCCCGCGTGCCATCATGCACAATGATGTGGACTACAACTTTCGCCAAGACAGTAATTTTTACTATCTCACAGGCTTTAATGAGCCAGAGGCGGTTGCTGTTTTTGCGCCCAACCACAGTGAGCATCGCTATGTGCTCTTTGTGCAGCCCAAGGATCTCAGCCAAGAGATTTGGACAGGGACACGCCTTGGCGTAGAAGCGGCCAAGGAGGAATTAGGCGCCGATGCCGTATATCCCATTGGTGAGCTAGAGGAGCACCTGCCCCGCTATTTGGAGACGGGGGATCCGCTGTACTACCACTTTGGTCACAACGAGCGTTTTAATCAACTGATTCTCAAGCACTACCAGCGGCTGCTGGCGACACTACCGAAACGGGGCACAGGCCCGCGGGCGATCGCCGATCCCAGTATTCTCTTAGCACCCATGCGGCAAATTAAATCAGCAGCGGAACTCGCCTTGATGCGCCAGGCGATCGCCATCACTGTCGAAGCCCATCAGCGGGCCCGCGAACTCGCTGCTCCGGGGCGCTGGGAATACGAGATCCAAGCAGAGATCGAGCATGTGTTTCGCCGACGGGGAGGCGATGGCCCTGCTTATCCTTCAATTGTTGCCTCAGGTCCGAATGCCTGCGTGCTCCACTACACCGAAAACCAACGGCAAATGGCAGCAGGAGACTTGCTCCTGATCGATGCGGGCTGTGCCTATCGTTACTACAACGCCGATATTACCCGCACCTTTCCCGTGAGTGGCCAGTTTACCGGCGAACAAAAGGCGATTTATGATATTGTCCTCGCTGCCCAAAAAGCGGCGATTGAGCAGGTGCGACCGGGGAATACCTACAACCAAATCCACGATGCAGCAGTGCAGGTGATTGTTGAAGGCTTGGTTGACCTTGGCCTGCTGCGCGGGGAAATTACGACCCTCATCAATGAAGGGAAAGAGAATCAGACCCAAAAGTACCGCACCTTTTTTATGCATGGCACCGGTCATTGGCTGGGGCTCGATGTCCACGATGTAGGTCTTTACAAGCATAACAAGGAGACATGGGTGACTCTCCAGCCGGGGCAAGTGTTGACGGTTGAGCCAGGGATTTATATTCATCCTGAGGCAACCCCTGCCGAGGGTCAGCCTGAGATTGGCGATCGCTGGCGGGGCATTGGGGTGCGCATTGAGGACGATGTCCTCGTCACGGCTGCGGGACACGAGGTACTAACGGCGGCGGTGCCCAAATAA
- the cobD gene encoding threonine-phosphate decarboxylase CobD, with protein MHPPRHGGNLAWAAAIARCTPNEILDFSASLNPWGPPKSVIAALQASLATIRDYPDPDCRPLVEALTTLHRLPKDYFLVGNGAAELLTWVGRECGQRQRVFVVVPAFADYRRAVAAFDSTVVPLPLPQVQNNFSEVLPKLTPADAIIVNNPHNPSGHLWSRHHLQPLLETGALVVLDEAFMDFLPPAANESLIAAVPEYPNLIVVRSLTKFYGLAGLRLGYAVSSPERWQRWRAWRDPWSVNNLAIIAGVTALGDRPFQEHTWQWLPPTRQAFAAALNTLPELKVVTKSKANFLLIQASGSILSVQTYLLQQHRILIRDCCSFPELGASYFRVAVRRDSENQRLLEALRAYYQRP; from the coding sequence TTGCATCCCCCGCGCCACGGTGGCAATTTAGCTTGGGCGGCAGCGATCGCTCGCTGTACCCCCAATGAGATCTTGGATTTCTCTGCCAGTCTCAACCCTTGGGGGCCGCCAAAGTCAGTGATTGCTGCCCTACAGGCCTCTCTTGCCACAATTCGCGACTATCCCGATCCCGATTGCCGTCCCTTGGTGGAGGCCCTGACTACCCTTCATCGGCTGCCGAAGGATTATTTTTTGGTGGGCAATGGTGCAGCAGAGTTGTTGACATGGGTGGGGCGTGAATGTGGGCAGCGGCAGCGGGTCTTTGTGGTTGTTCCTGCCTTTGCCGACTATCGGCGGGCAGTGGCGGCCTTTGACAGTACAGTGGTTCCCCTGCCTCTGCCACAGGTACAAAACAACTTCTCAGAAGTCTTACCAAAACTGACGCCGGCAGATGCCATCATTGTCAACAACCCCCATAACCCCAGTGGGCATCTCTGGTCGCGGCATCATCTCCAACCCCTGCTCGAGACAGGTGCCTTAGTGGTGCTGGATGAGGCCTTTATGGACTTTTTGCCGCCGGCGGCAAACGAGTCTCTAATAGCGGCGGTGCCTGAGTACCCCAATTTAATTGTTGTGCGATCGCTGACGAAGTTTTATGGTCTAGCGGGTCTGCGTCTAGGGTATGCCGTCTCCTCCCCCGAACGTTGGCAGCGCTGGCGAGCATGGCGGGATCCTTGGAGTGTGAACAATCTGGCCATCATCGCTGGCGTTACGGCTTTAGGCGATCGCCCCTTTCAGGAGCACACATGGCAGTGGCTGCCACCCACACGCCAGGCCTTTGCCGCTGCGCTGAACACTTTGCCCGAACTCAAGGTGGTGACCAAGAGCAAGGCAAACTTTTTACTCATTCAAGCCAGCGGCTCCATTTTGTCGGTGCAAACCTACCTCCTACAGCAGCATCGCATTTTGATTCGCGACTGTTGCAGCTTTCCCGAATTGGGCGCTTCCTACTTCCGGGTAGCGGTGCGCCGTGACAGCGAAAATCAGCGTCTTCTGGAGGCTTTGCGGGCGTATTACCAACGTCCGTAG
- a CDS encoding HU family DNA-binding protein, translating to MNKAELVDAVFNRAHSANNVTKKQVEAIISATVEEIMEAVAKGEKVTLVGFGAFERRERKAREGRNPKTKEKMQIPATNVPAFSAGKLFKEKVAPPAAAEPAAKGKKK from the coding sequence ATGAATAAAGCTGAGCTCGTGGATGCTGTGTTTAACCGTGCCCATAGCGCCAACAACGTCACCAAAAAGCAAGTTGAGGCGATTATCTCTGCCACTGTGGAGGAAATCATGGAGGCCGTGGCTAAGGGAGAAAAAGTAACCCTGGTGGGCTTTGGTGCCTTTGAACGTCGGGAGCGCAAAGCCCGTGAAGGGCGCAACCCCAAAACCAAGGAAAAAATGCAAATCCCAGCAACTAACGTCCCCGCCTTTTCCGCAGGGAAACTCTTCAAAGAAAAAGTTGCGCCTCCTGCGGCGGCGGAACCAGCGGCCAAGGGCAAGAAAAAATAG
- a CDS encoding phosphoglycerate kinase, with the protein MSKKSVAQLSAADLEGKRVLVRVDFNVPVDEKGVITDETRIRAALPTIQDLISKGAKVILVSHFGRPKGVDEKLRLTPVAQRLSELLHKPVAKLDDCIGDAVIAHTQAMANGDVCLLENVRFHPGEEKNDPEFAKQLAACAEVYVNDAFGTAHRAHASTAGVTQYLSPCVAGFLMEKELEYLQNAIEHPRRPLAAIVGGSKVSSKIGVIEALLEKVDKLLIGGGMIFTFYKARGLNVGKSLVEEDKLELAKHLETKAQEKGVELLLPTDVVVADNFANDANSQVVSIEAIPDDWMGLDIGPASVKRFQEALQDCKTVIWNGPMGVFEFDQFAKGTEAIARYLAELTSQGVCTIIGGGDSVAAVEKVGVADRMSHISTGGGASLELLEGKQLPGIAALDDA; encoded by the coding sequence GTGTCTAAAAAATCCGTAGCGCAATTATCCGCTGCCGACTTAGAAGGAAAGCGTGTCCTCGTGCGGGTGGATTTTAATGTCCCCGTCGATGAAAAGGGCGTCATCACCGATGAGACTCGTATCCGTGCGGCCCTGCCCACCATTCAAGACCTGATCAGCAAAGGTGCAAAAGTCATTCTGGTCAGCCACTTTGGCCGTCCCAAGGGCGTGGATGAGAAGTTGCGCCTCACCCCTGTGGCCCAGCGGCTCTCAGAACTGCTCCACAAACCCGTGGCCAAGCTCGATGACTGCATTGGCGATGCGGTGATCGCCCACACCCAAGCCATGGCCAACGGGGATGTCTGCCTACTGGAGAATGTGCGCTTCCATCCGGGGGAAGAAAAAAACGATCCCGAATTTGCCAAGCAACTGGCCGCCTGTGCAGAAGTCTATGTCAATGATGCCTTTGGCACTGCCCACCGCGCCCATGCCTCAACCGCTGGGGTGACTCAGTACCTCAGTCCTTGCGTGGCGGGCTTTTTGATGGAGAAAGAACTGGAATATCTGCAAAATGCCATCGAACATCCCCGCCGTCCCCTGGCGGCTATTGTCGGGGGATCAAAAGTCTCTTCTAAGATTGGTGTCATTGAAGCCCTTTTAGAAAAAGTGGATAAATTGCTCATTGGCGGCGGCATGATCTTCACTTTCTATAAAGCGCGGGGGCTCAATGTTGGCAAGTCTCTCGTGGAAGAAGACAAATTGGAACTAGCCAAGCACCTGGAAACCAAGGCCCAGGAGAAAGGGGTGGAGTTGCTCTTGCCAACAGATGTTGTCGTGGCGGATAACTTTGCCAACGATGCCAATAGCCAAGTGGTCAGTATCGAAGCGATTCCTGACGACTGGATGGGGCTAGATATTGGGCCTGCTTCTGTCAAGCGCTTCCAAGAGGCACTCCAAGATTGCAAAACGGTGATCTGGAACGGCCCAATGGGGGTGTTTGAGTTTGATCAATTTGCCAAGGGGACAGAGGCGATCGCCCGCTATTTGGCTGAGCTTACCAGTCAGGGGGTCTGCACAATTATTGGCGGCGGCGATTCTGTGGCTGCTGTGGAAAAAGTTGGCGTCGCCGATCGCATGAGCCACATTTCCACCGGTGGCGGGGCGAGTCTTGAACTCCTCGAAGGCAAACAACTGCCAGGTATTGCTGCCCTTGATGATGCCTAG
- a CDS encoding universal stress protein, which translates to MFKTILFPIDRSRDTQEAMPTVVEMVKLFQSQLFLLSVEESPEPDPELEAAIAEFLNRVKEAFAQQAIVAETLLRRGKPAFVICDVADEINASLIIMGCRGTALTPEGFQESVSTRVINLAPCPVLVVP; encoded by the coding sequence ATGTTCAAGACCATTCTTTTTCCCATTGACCGTAGCCGTGACACCCAAGAAGCCATGCCCACTGTGGTTGAGATGGTGAAACTGTTCCAGAGCCAGTTGTTTTTGCTGTCGGTGGAGGAAAGCCCAGAACCCGATCCGGAGCTAGAGGCAGCGATCGCTGAATTTTTGAATCGAGTGAAGGAAGCCTTTGCCCAACAGGCGATTGTGGCGGAAACCTTGCTACGGCGCGGCAAACCTGCCTTTGTGATCTGTGATGTGGCCGATGAGATCAATGCCAGCTTAATTATTATGGGCTGCCGAGGAACGGCGCTTACCCCAGAGGGATTTCAAGAAAGTGTCAGCACCCGCGTCATTAATTTGGCGCCCTGTCCGGTCCTGGTGGTGCCCTAG
- a CDS encoding DUF3536 domain-containing protein, which produces MLNSTDVTPIAAAAAADQLQALGVYITIHGHFYQPPRENPYLNAIEYQPSAHPFHDWNERIYYECYRPNAFARILNDRGEVIDIVNNFEYLSFNIGPTLFSWLERYDLEVYQRIIEADRHSCQRFNGHGNAIAQVYNHMILPLANYRDKLTQIRWGKADFRRRFGREPEGMWLAETAIDYETVAALIQEGIRFTVLAPSQAQRCRPILPEGEAEWIEVSGSQIDPTRPYRCYLPGGDRQRDYLDIFFYDGPISRDIGFSDLLSSSQFLAGRLGQAVRGDRRPSQIIAVATDGETFGHHKHGGEKALAYAFRVEFPQRGWQITNFAYYLSLFPPTWEVELKPVTAWSCAHGVDRWQDNCGCGGGGEWHQRWRRPLRDALNWLRDELIDIYETLGSDLFQEVWAARDAYIAVIGDRSPETLHRFLAHHQRHPLSQREQIDALRLLEMQHHALLMFTSCGWFFDELSRPEGVQILRYAARAIELAGDVAGVQLEPEFIERLAAAPSNLPQFGDGARVYHQLVKTAQISLRQVAAHYAISSLFNSYPRQHQLYCYEIEQGDYHLQRMGSLTLAIGQIQLTSTMTTESQLLIFAVLHLGGWDFHCVIQPFQGRREYSQIKTHLLQAFQQGSAARVVMAMTERFGGLAYSLDDLFAEERHRLMGVLARETLNRLDQLYTQVYRDNYGILMGFQRDGLSVPQELQVAAAVALTHRAISHLRSLEQDLSDLADLPLADLQSHLAELAAIAREARLLGCQLGLQEQQRLLEQTITTGLRYLAHHLQTHTLGQLSPLLQDLITIAEALGLNLNLDRAQEQLYTLMGQLRQTGRHLSEGDRRHLQTLATRLRVDPHLLVPLSA; this is translated from the coding sequence ATGCTGAATTCAACGGATGTGACGCCTATCGCTGCTGCTGCCGCTGCCGATCAACTGCAAGCCCTGGGGGTCTACATCACTATCCATGGCCATTTCTATCAGCCCCCCCGCGAAAACCCCTACCTCAATGCCATTGAATATCAACCCAGTGCCCACCCCTTTCACGATTGGAATGAGCGCATTTACTACGAGTGCTATCGCCCCAATGCCTTTGCCCGCATCCTCAACGATCGCGGGGAGGTCATTGATATTGTCAATAACTTTGAATACCTAAGCTTTAATATTGGCCCAACGCTCTTTAGTTGGCTGGAGCGCTACGATCTCGAGGTCTATCAGCGCATTATTGAGGCCGATCGCCACAGTTGTCAGCGCTTCAATGGCCACGGCAACGCGATCGCCCAAGTCTATAACCACATGATTCTGCCCTTGGCCAACTATCGGGATAAATTGACCCAAATTCGTTGGGGCAAGGCGGACTTTCGGCGGCGGTTTGGCCGCGAACCCGAGGGGATGTGGCTGGCAGAAACGGCCATTGATTATGAAACTGTAGCCGCACTGATTCAGGAGGGGATTCGTTTTACCGTTTTGGCGCCTTCCCAGGCTCAACGCTGTCGCCCGATTCTGCCTGAGGGGGAGGCGGAGTGGATCGAGGTCAGCGGCAGCCAAATTGATCCAACGCGTCCCTATCGCTGCTATTTACCAGGGGGCGATCGCCAGCGGGATTACCTAGACATCTTCTTCTACGACGGTCCCATTTCGCGCGATATAGGCTTTAGTGACCTGCTCAGTAGCTCCCAATTTCTAGCAGGACGGTTGGGGCAGGCCGTGCGCGGCGATCGTCGCCCCAGTCAAATTATTGCCGTTGCCACCGACGGTGAGACCTTTGGCCATCATAAGCATGGCGGTGAAAAAGCCCTCGCCTATGCCTTTAGGGTGGAATTTCCACAGCGGGGTTGGCAGATTACCAACTTTGCCTATTACCTCAGCCTCTTTCCCCCCACTTGGGAAGTGGAACTCAAACCAGTCACCGCTTGGAGTTGTGCCCATGGAGTGGATCGCTGGCAGGACAATTGTGGCTGCGGTGGGGGTGGCGAGTGGCATCAACGGTGGCGACGCCCCTTGCGAGATGCCCTGAACTGGTTGCGGGATGAGCTCATTGATATTTATGAAACCCTGGGCAGTGATTTATTTCAGGAGGTTTGGGCGGCCCGCGATGCCTATATTGCGGTGATTGGCGATCGCTCCCCGGAGACCCTGCACCGCTTTTTGGCACACCACCAACGTCATCCCCTGAGTCAAAGGGAGCAAATTGATGCTCTGCGTCTGCTGGAGATGCAGCACCATGCCCTGCTGATGTTTACCAGTTGTGGTTGGTTCTTTGATGAGCTCTCACGGCCGGAGGGGGTGCAAATTCTCCGCTATGCCGCACGGGCAATCGAACTGGCAGGGGATGTCGCCGGCGTACAGTTGGAACCCGAGTTTATTGAGCGGCTGGCAGCGGCCCCCAGCAATCTGCCGCAGTTTGGCGATGGGGCAAGGGTCTATCACCAGTTGGTAAAAACAGCGCAAATTAGCCTACGGCAGGTGGCTGCCCACTATGCCATCAGCTCCCTCTTTAACAGTTATCCCCGCCAACACCAACTCTACTGCTATGAGATTGAGCAGGGGGATTACCATCTCCAACGCATGGGCAGCCTGACGCTGGCGATCGGCCAAATTCAACTCACCTCGACGATGACAACCGAGTCACAACTGTTGATCTTTGCTGTCTTGCACCTGGGGGGCTGGGATTTCCACTGTGTTATTCAACCCTTCCAAGGGCGGCGCGAATATAGCCAGATCAAGACCCATCTCCTGCAAGCCTTCCAACAGGGCAGTGCGGCGCGGGTGGTGATGGCAATGACGGAACGCTTTGGGGGGCTCGCCTACAGCTTGGACGATCTCTTTGCGGAAGAACGACACCGCCTCATGGGGGTGCTGGCGCGGGAAACCCTCAACCGCTTGGATCAGCTGTATACCCAAGTCTATCGTGATAACTACGGCATCCTCATGGGGTTTCAGCGGGATGGCCTGAGCGTGCCCCAGGAATTGCAGGTGGCCGCGGCGGTGGCTTTAACCCATCGTGCCATTAGCCATTTGCGAAGTTTAGAGCAGGACCTCAGCGATCTTGCTGATTTGCCCTTGGCAGATCTGCAAAGCCATTTGGCGGAATTGGCAGCGATCGCCCGCGAAGCGCGGCTGTTGGGCTGTCAACTTGGTCTTCAAGAGCAACAACGGCTCCTCGAGCAGACCATTACGACGGGATTACGCTATCTGGCTCACCATTTGCAGACTCATACCCTAGGACAATTGAGTCCCTTGCTTCAGGATTTGATCACAATCGCGGAGGCCTTGGGTTTGAACCTGAATCTGGATCGGGCCCAGGAGCAGCTTTATACCCTCATGGGTCAACTGCGGCAGACGGGTAGGCACCTTAGCGAGGGCGATCGCCGGCACCTACAAACCTTAGCCACCCGCCTTAGGGTTGATCCTCACCTATTGGTTCCCCTTTCTGCCTAG
- a CDS encoding DUF2993 domain-containing protein, producing MASTLPEMAEALVASSSAAERGLIPRVLQPALQWWLSSQLEQATGLEIEIQGGDRQLLRGYLPHVRVAAAKASYRGIQLRQAAVQAEQIQINLGQVLRGKPLKLLAPVPLRGELVLSQDDLNASLGAPLLQSGLGELLKLLHQRGLGKAGVDLQEWQLLQTQGELGPGCLKLIFSMVNAQGEQVDWPLMTHVRLQDERTLCLEKVHWQGERDIHPTVTIDLGDGVALQELRLEAAALRVQGMICIYP from the coding sequence ATGGCGTCAACGTTGCCAGAAATGGCTGAGGCTTTGGTTGCTTCATCTTCTGCTGCTGAGCGGGGGCTGATCCCACGGGTATTGCAACCGGCACTGCAGTGGTGGTTATCCTCACAGTTAGAGCAGGCAACCGGCCTGGAAATTGAGATTCAAGGGGGCGATCGCCAGCTATTGCGGGGGTACTTGCCCCATGTGCGCGTTGCCGCAGCAAAAGCCAGTTATCGCGGGATTCAATTGCGCCAAGCGGCCGTCCAAGCGGAACAGATTCAAATTAATCTAGGGCAGGTGTTGCGGGGCAAACCCCTAAAACTCTTGGCACCGGTGCCCCTGCGGGGGGAGCTGGTTCTGAGCCAAGACGATCTCAACGCCTCCTTGGGGGCTCCCCTCCTGCAATCCGGCCTAGGGGAACTACTGAAATTGCTCCATCAGCGGGGCTTGGGCAAGGCGGGAGTGGATCTCCAAGAGTGGCAACTGCTACAAACACAGGGAGAATTGGGGCCGGGCTGCCTCAAACTGATCTTCTCGATGGTGAATGCCCAAGGAGAGCAGGTGGATTGGCCTCTAATGACCCATGTGCGCTTGCAGGATGAACGGACCCTCTGCTTAGAAAAGGTGCACTGGCAAGGGGAACGTGACATTCACCCCACAGTGACCATTGATTTGGGTGATGGGGTTGCTCTTCAAGAGTTGCGGCTAGAAGCGGCTGCCCTCAGGGTACAGGGAATGATTTGCATTTATCCCTAG
- a CDS encoding phosphoribosylanthranilate isomerase, with translation MLNSTIPARIAVKICGLTLPEQAIAIAQMGVSALGFITVPHSPRYVSAPTIAEICRQLPPAVLTVAVVANLDLEALANLVTTTGVQALQLHGSESPEFCQSVRQTFPNIVLIKALRVQSAATLAAIPAYASTVDRILLDAYHPQQLGGTGQPFDWTLLKALHIPCPWWLAGGITPENCRQAIAQTQPQGIDLASGVESRPGVKDLGRVAALLSNLGINANHSLYPEGSRF, from the coding sequence ATGCTTAACTCAACTATCCCTGCAAGAATTGCTGTTAAAATTTGTGGTTTGACCCTCCCTGAGCAGGCGATCGCGATCGCCCAAATGGGTGTCAGTGCTCTTGGCTTCATTACTGTCCCCCATTCGCCCCGCTACGTCAGCGCCCCAACCATTGCAGAGATTTGTCGGCAATTGCCCCCTGCCGTGCTGACGGTAGCTGTTGTCGCCAATCTTGATTTAGAGGCATTAGCCAATTTAGTCACAACCACAGGGGTCCAAGCGCTCCAGCTCCATGGCAGTGAATCCCCTGAATTTTGCCAATCGGTGCGCCAGACCTTCCCCAATATCGTGCTCATCAAAGCCCTGCGGGTGCAATCGGCAGCTACATTGGCAGCAATCCCAGCCTACGCGTCGACGGTAGATCGCATTCTCTTGGATGCTTACCATCCGCAGCAGTTGGGAGGCACAGGTCAGCCCTTTGACTGGACGCTCCTCAAAGCGTTGCACATTCCCTGCCCTTGGTGGCTGGCGGGGGGCATTACACCCGAAAATTGCCGGCAAGCGATCGCCCAAACTCAACCCCAGGGGATTGATCTGGCCAGTGGGGTGGAAAGTCGGCCGGGGGTCAAGGATCTAGGGCGCGTGGCAGCGTTGCTGAGCAACCTAGGGATAAATGCAAATCATTCCCTGTACCCTGAGGGCAGCCGCTTCTAG
- the psaK gene encoding photosystem I reaction center subunit PsaK, with protein sequence MVLATLPDTTWTPSVGLVVILCNLFAIALGRYAIQSRGKGPGLPIALPALFEGFGLPELLATTSFGHLLAAGVVSGLQYAGAL encoded by the coding sequence ATGGTGTTAGCCACGCTCCCCGATACCACTTGGACGCCCTCTGTGGGGTTGGTGGTGATCCTCTGCAACCTGTTTGCGATCGCCCTTGGCCGCTATGCCATTCAATCGCGGGGAAAAGGCCCCGGCTTACCCATTGCCTTGCCTGCCCTCTTTGAGGGCTTTGGTCTGCCAGAATTGCTGGCCACCACCAGCTTTGGTCACCTTTTGGCGGCTGGCGTTGTCAGTGGCCTACAGTACGCCGGCGCCCTCTAG